From the genome of Scytonema hofmannii PCC 7110, one region includes:
- a CDS encoding FAD-dependent oxidoreductase, translating to MSVNQSEQRQLSTNSTQNLETDVLVIGGGPAGTWAAWSAAASGARVVLVDKGYCGTSGAAAASGNGVWYIPPDPEQRESAMASREAMGGFLANRHWMTRVLDRTYDNINSLADWGYPFRVDNNGVAIRRSLQGPDYMRFMRKKIQQAGVKILDNSPALELLVDAEGTVAGALGINRQSGERWQVQAGAVVIATGGCAFLSKALGCNVLTGDGLLMAAEVGADFSGMEFSNAYAISPSFSSVTKTRYYDWASFTYEDGTVIEGAGSKRGRSVIAKTLLTQPVYARLDQGVDEETKAWMRASQPNFFVVFDRAGIDPFTQRFPITLRLEGTVRGTGGIRIADDTCATSVRGLYAAGDAATRELICGGFTGGGSHNAAWAMSSGYWSGQSAATYALSLGEKATQRKARGVGEVGLHSAGNHTLSPEEAISAVQAEVFPYDRNLFRTATGLSASLEKLDDLWQEIRNSQIPTDSKVIRTREVAAMVATARWMYNSGLQRQETRGMHKRMDYPQQDPDRQYRLLSGGLDKIWVKPESAVASKELVAV from the coding sequence ATGAGCGTAAATCAATCAGAGCAAAGGCAACTTTCTACTAACTCCACTCAAAATTTAGAAACTGATGTCTTGGTCATTGGCGGTGGTCCTGCAGGTACTTGGGCAGCTTGGAGTGCAGCAGCCAGTGGAGCAAGAGTCGTTTTGGTAGATAAGGGTTACTGCGGTACAAGTGGTGCAGCAGCAGCTTCAGGAAATGGTGTGTGGTATATTCCACCAGATCCCGAACAACGCGAATCAGCAATGGCAAGTCGGGAAGCGATGGGAGGATTTCTTGCCAACCGCCATTGGATGACTCGAGTTTTAGATCGAACTTACGACAACATTAATTCACTGGCAGATTGGGGTTATCCCTTTCGAGTTGATAATAATGGAGTTGCAATCCGTCGCTCTTTGCAAGGTCCGGATTATATGCGCTTCATGCGGAAAAAGATTCAGCAAGCAGGAGTGAAAATTTTAGACAACAGCCCAGCTTTAGAACTGCTTGTGGATGCAGAAGGGACTGTTGCGGGTGCATTGGGTATTAATCGCCAATCTGGAGAACGCTGGCAAGTCCAAGCAGGAGCAGTTGTCATTGCCACAGGAGGTTGTGCTTTCTTGAGTAAGGCTCTCGGTTGCAATGTGCTAACTGGAGATGGTTTGTTAATGGCAGCAGAGGTTGGCGCTGACTTCTCTGGCATGGAGTTCTCTAATGCTTATGCTATTTCTCCTAGCTTTTCCTCTGTCACCAAAACTCGTTACTATGATTGGGCATCTTTTACCTACGAAGATGGTACGGTCATAGAAGGGGCTGGCTCTAAGCGCGGGCGTTCTGTCATTGCCAAAACTTTGCTAACTCAGCCAGTTTATGCCCGCCTCGACCAAGGTGTAGATGAGGAGACGAAGGCATGGATGCGGGCATCTCAGCCTAACTTTTTTGTTGTTTTCGATCGCGCTGGTATTGACCCCTTTACCCAACGCTTCCCCATCACTTTACGCTTAGAAGGAACTGTGCGCGGTACGGGAGGAATTCGGATTGCAGATGACACCTGTGCTACCTCAGTCAGAGGGCTTTATGCGGCAGGAGATGCCGCAACTAGAGAGTTAATCTGTGGTGGATTTACAGGTGGAGGCAGCCACAATGCAGCTTGGGCAATGTCATCTGGGTACTGGTCTGGTCAGTCAGCTGCGACCTATGCCTTGAGTTTAGGAGAGAAAGCAACACAGCGCAAGGCACGAGGAGTGGGTGAGGTCGGATTGCATAGTGCCGGAAACCATACTTTATCTCCAGAGGAAGCGATTTCAGCAGTTCAAGCCGAAGTTTTTCCCTACGATCGCAACCTATTCCGTACTGCCACAGGCTTAAGCGCATCTCTAGAAAAACTTGACGATCTCTGGCAAGAAATCCGCAACAGCCAAATTCCTACAGACAGCAAAGTTATTCGCACGCGAGAAGTTGCGGCGATGGTTGCCACTGCTCGTTGGATGTACAACAGTGGATTGCAACGTCAAGAAACGAGGGGAATGCATAAACGGATGGATTACCCTCAGCAAGATCCCGATCGGCAATATCGATTGTTGAGTGGAGGGTTAGACAAAATTTGGGTCAAACCTGAATCAGCAGTGGCAAGTAAAGAATTAGTTGCAGTGTGA
- a CDS encoding nucleotidyltransferase family protein, with protein sequence MESHHEEQLIRIIRATPWFMATLSAVRELSLPSWCIGAGVIRNLVWDGLHGVSKASHLSDVDVVYFDPSDISTERDKKLQILLSHQLPDVPWEVTNQAGVHVWFESVFGHAVTPLSSLEEAIATWPEYTTAVGVTLEANDNIRIIAPFGLNDLFGMVVRRNPRRVSVETCRKRIEQKQYVARWPMVTVISC encoded by the coding sequence GTGGAATCACATCATGAAGAGCAACTTATTCGCATTATTCGGGCTACGCCTTGGTTCATGGCGACGCTTTCTGCTGTGCGTGAATTGTCTTTGCCTTCATGGTGTATTGGGGCTGGTGTCATTAGAAACCTAGTTTGGGATGGTCTACACGGTGTAAGCAAAGCATCTCATCTGTCAGATGTGGACGTGGTCTACTTCGATCCCTCAGATATCAGCACGGAGCGCGATAAAAAGCTACAGATCCTACTATCCCACCAGCTACCTGACGTTCCCTGGGAGGTAACTAATCAAGCTGGCGTTCACGTCTGGTTTGAGAGTGTTTTCGGTCATGCTGTTACTCCCCTTTCCTCGCTGGAAGAAGCTATTGCTACATGGCCAGAATATACCACTGCGGTAGGTGTAACTCTTGAAGCCAACGATAACATTCGCATAATTGCACCTTTCGGACTCAACGACCTTTTTGGCATGGTAGTCAGACGAAACCCCAGACGAGTTAGCGTTGAAACATGCCGAAAGCGCATTGAGCAAAAGCAGTATGTGGCTCGTTGGCCGATGGTAACTGTGATTTCGTGCTAG
- a CDS encoding tetratricopeptide repeat protein — MQNASVASLLEQGHNQLDRGEYQAALQIFQQADAQEQQNPQVSYGLGLTFYRQEQYHKSIGSLNQALRIKPNYILALVWRGLASQKIDQAQQAQADFERAIALIPQDSEDWRSRGIALDKLQRYEEAIASYDQALEIQPDNDSAWYNRGRALGALGRYEKAVASFDKAIEFKPDNDSAWYIRGNALGSLGRYEEAVASFDKAIEFKPDFYSAWNNRGIALVALERYEEAVASFDKAIEFKPDNDSAWYIRGNALGSLGHYEEAVASFDKAIEFKPDNDSAWYIRGNALGSLGHYEEAVASFDKAIEFKPDNDSAWYIRGNALGSLGRYEEAVASFDKAIEFKPDNDSAWNNRGIVLCDYLQRYEEALTSFDKAIEFRSDDDSAWGNRGIALKNLGRYEEAVASFDKAIEFKPDNDSAWNNRGIVLCDYLQRYEEALTSFDKAIEFRSDDDSAWGNRGVALVALKRYKEAVVSFDKALNIKPNDDSAWYKRGLALGFLERHEEAVASFDKALNIKPDDDSAWYNRGIALVALGRYEEAVASFDKAIEFKPDNESAWYNRGIVLVALGHYEQAVASFDKAIEFKPDNDSAWYNRGIALVALERYEEAVASFDKAIEFKPDNDSAWNNRGNELWSLGHYEQAVASFDKAIEFKPDNDSAWYNRGIALGSLGRYEEAVASFDKAIEFKPDNDSAWYNRGIALVALERYEEAVASFDKAIEFKPDNDSAWYIRGNALGSLGRYEEAVASFDKAIEFKPDNDSAWYNRGIALVALGRYEEAVASFDKAIEFKPDNDSAWYNRGIVLWALGRYEEAVASFDKAIEFKLHNDEAWYNRGIALVALGSYEEAVASFDQALNIKPDDDSAWYIRGNELWSLGHYEQAVASFDKAIEFKPDNDSAWYIRGNALVALERYEEAVASFDKAIEFKPDNDSAWYNRGIALVALERYEEAVASFDKAIEFKPDNDSAWYIRGNALGSLGRYEEAVASFDKAIEFKPDNDSAWYNRGIALVALGRYEEAVASFDKAIEFKLHNDSAWYNRGNALEFLGRYEEAVASFDKAIEFKLHNDEAWYNRGIALLYLKRYEEAVASCDQAINIKPDFYLAWFIRGILLNILKRYEQAVASFDKAIKFKPNNDSAWYIQGIMLLALGRYEEVVASFDQALNTKLDDHHLNWSIRGTALVALGRYEEALTSFEQALNIKPNDHLGWNNRGIMLEILGRYEQAVASFDRAIEFKPDNDEAWYNRGTALSNLKRYEEAISSYDKAIEFKRDFDSAWYNRGTALKNLGRYEEAIASYDKAIELKPDKHEALVNKGNVLVKLKRDTEAIKFYDRALNCIDPQWWEAWKKNQGLANISALDKEAAVKTSRDILTPDDRGGSSKLHLETLKQLQDYMMQLPILFSDLSEAKKSYEEALEFLTFDKFPEQNLQFLQELLKVYLSKTPEEFQKKLETGTQQLEKLLRKSKSERDRITLDSKFAAFNQMRVDILAQSQVRENQIKALVTAEVRKNTCLAWLKEGSIYEAPTGGFEYKQAEELLNPKTAAIYWHLSPIGITTFIIKHDEPLKILLPQLSSELQQRGYSPYFDQLQRFENWIQQWKKSYQNYCNSDTDKETTPWRENMKSMLETLGKILEIKRIVQENLQDVDNLILIPHRELHLLPLDYLFKDTNFIITYLPSFQIGLQLLELTSNSENTDSQKLLNIEMSLNKLLFTKIQSDALYHLYPKYGKLPKSCVTKTDLIEALGEYEGYFHFTGHGYHILENPIESALVLADTEKLTLGDIFECPELDLRKYQLICLSACETGITSQEFSKERIIDEYVGLVSGFLAKGANYVVSTLWRVDECSTALLIIKFYQLLKQRQTPTIALRQAKHWLRQLTYKDLAKWYSDLAKELNEPQSGACLKTEVDKIEDDIKKKMKESTELPYAHPYYWAGFILTGKPSTKG, encoded by the coding sequence ATGCAAAATGCTAGCGTAGCAAGTTTACTAGAGCAAGGACACAACCAACTCGATCGGGGAGAGTACCAAGCAGCTTTACAGATTTTTCAGCAAGCAGATGCACAGGAACAGCAAAACCCCCAAGTAAGTTATGGGTTGGGTCTAACTTTTTATCGTCAGGAACAATACCACAAGTCCATTGGATCCCTGAACCAAGCTTTGAGAATTAAGCCAAACTACATTTTGGCGCTAGTATGGCGAGGATTGGCTAGCCAAAAAATTGACCAAGCGCAGCAAGCACAAGCAGATTTTGAGCGAGCGATCGCACTTATCCCCCAAGATTCAGAAGACTGGCGAAGTAGAGGAATTGCATTAGATAAATTACAACGCTATGAGGAAGCGATCGCATCTTACGACCAAGCACTCGAAATTCAACCAGACAACGATTCGGCTTGGTACAACCGGGGACGTGCGCTGGGGGCTTTGGGACGCTACGAAAAAGCTGTTGCATCTTTCGACAAAGCCATTGAATTTAAACCAGACAACGATTCGGCTTGGTACATCCGGGGGAATGCGCTGGGGTCTTTGGGACGCTACGAAGAAGCTGTAGCATCTTTCGACAAAGCCATTGAATTTAAACCAGATTTCTATTCGGCTTGGAACAACCGGGGGATTGCGCTGGTGGCTTTGGAACGCTACGAAGAAGCTGTTGCATCTTTCGACAAAGCCATTGAATTTAAACCAGACAACGATTCGGCTTGGTACATCCGGGGGAATGCGCTGGGGTCTTTGGGACACTACGAAGAAGCTGTTGCATCTTTCGACAAAGCCATTGAATTTAAACCAGACAACGATTCGGCTTGGTACATCCGGGGGAATGCGCTGGGGTCTTTGGGACACTACGAAGAAGCTGTTGCATCTTTCGACAAAGCCATTGAATTTAAACCAGACAACGATTCGGCTTGGTACATCCGGGGGAATGCGCTGGGGTCTTTGGGACGCTACGAAGAAGCTGTTGCATCTTTCGACAAAGCCATTGAATTTAAACCAGACAACGATTCGGCTTGGAACAACCGGGGGATTGTGCTATGCGATTACTTGCAACGGTATGAAGAGGCACTCACCAGTTTTGACAAAGCCATAGAATTTAGATCCGACGACGATTCGGCTTGGGGCAACCGGGGCATTGCACTGAAGAACTTGGGACGCTACGAAGAAGCTGTTGCATCTTTCGACAAAGCCATTGAATTTAAACCAGACAACGATTCGGCTTGGAACAACCGGGGGATTGTGCTATGCGATTACTTGCAACGGTATGAAGAGGCACTCACCAGTTTTGACAAAGCCATAGAATTTAGATCCGACGACGATTCGGCTTGGGGCAACCGGGGCGTTGCGCTGGTGGCATTGAAACGTTACAAAGAAGCTGTAGTATCTTTTGACAAAGCACTCAATATTAAACCTAACGACGATTCGGCTTGGTACAAGCGGGGGCTTGCGCTGGGGTTTTTGGAACGCCACGAAGAAGCTGTTGCATCTTTTGACAAAGCACTCAATATTAAACCAGACGACGATTCGGCTTGGTACAACCGGGGGATTGCGCTGGTGGCTTTGGGACGCTACGAAGAAGCTGTTGCATCTTTCGACAAAGCCATTGAATTTAAACCAGACAACGAGTCGGCTTGGTACAACCGGGGGATTGTGCTGGTGGCTTTGGGACACTACGAACAAGCTGTTGCATCTTTCGACAAAGCCATTGAATTTAAACCAGACAACGATTCGGCTTGGTACAACCGGGGGATTGCGCTGGTGGCTTTGGAACGCTACGAAGAAGCTGTTGCATCTTTCGACAAAGCCATTGAATTTAAACCAGACAACGATTCGGCTTGGAACAACCGAGGGAATGAGCTGTGGTCTTTGGGACACTACGAACAAGCTGTTGCATCTTTCGACAAAGCCATTGAATTTAAACCAGACAACGATTCGGCTTGGTACAACCGGGGGATTGCGCTGGGGTCTTTGGGACGCTACGAAGAAGCTGTTGCATCTTTCGACAAAGCCATTGAATTTAAACCAGACAACGATTCGGCTTGGTACAACCGGGGGATTGCGCTGGTGGCTTTGGAACGCTACGAAGAAGCTGTTGCATCTTTCGACAAAGCCATTGAATTTAAACCAGACAACGATTCGGCTTGGTACATCCGGGGGAATGCGCTGGGGTCTTTGGGACGCTACGAAGAAGCTGTTGCATCTTTCGACAAAGCCATTGAATTTAAACCAGACAACGATTCGGCTTGGTACAACCGGGGGATTGCGCTGGTGGCTTTGGGACGCTACGAAGAAGCTGTTGCATCTTTCGACAAAGCCATTGAATTTAAACCAGACAACGATTCGGCTTGGTACAACCGGGGGATTGTGCTATGGGCTTTGGGACGCTACGAAGAAGCTGTTGCATCTTTCGACAAAGCCATTGAATTTAAACTACACAACGATGAGGCTTGGTACAACCGGGGGATTGCGCTGGTGGCTTTGGGAAGCTACGAAGAAGCTGTTGCATCTTTTGACCAAGCACTCAATATTAAACCAGACGACGATTCGGCTTGGTACATCCGAGGGAATGAGCTGTGGTCTTTGGGACACTACGAACAAGCTGTTGCATCTTTCGACAAAGCCATTGAATTTAAACCAGACAACGATTCGGCTTGGTACATCCGGGGGAATGCGCTGGTGGCTTTGGAACGCTACGAAGAAGCTGTTGCATCTTTCGACAAAGCCATTGAATTTAAACCAGACAACGATTCGGCTTGGTACAACCGGGGGATTGCGCTGGTGGCTTTGGAACGCTACGAAGAAGCTGTTGCATCTTTCGACAAAGCCATTGAATTTAAACCAGACAACGATTCGGCTTGGTACATCCGGGGGAATGCGCTGGGGTCTTTGGGACGCTACGAAGAAGCTGTTGCATCTTTCGACAAAGCCATTGAATTTAAACCAGACAACGATTCGGCTTGGTACAACCGGGGGATTGCGCTGGTGGCTTTGGGACGCTACGAAGAAGCTGTAGCATCTTTCGACAAAGCCATTGAATTTAAACTACACAACGATTCGGCTTGGTACAACCGGGGGAATGCGCTGGAGTTTTTGGGACGCTACGAAGAAGCTGTAGCATCTTTCGACAAAGCCATTGAATTTAAACTACACAACGATGAGGCTTGGTACAACCGGGGAATTGCGCTGCTGTATTTGAAACGCTACGAAGAAGCTGTTGCATCTTGCGACCAAGCAATCAATATTAAACCAGATTTCTATTTGGCTTGGTTCATCCGGGGGATTTTGCTGAATATTTTGAAACGCTACGAACAAGCTGTTGCATCTTTCGACAAAGCCATTAAATTTAAACCAAACAACGATTCGGCTTGGTACATCCAGGGGATTATGCTGCTGGCTTTGGGACGCTACGAAGAAGTGGTTGCATCTTTCGACCAAGCACTCAATACTAAACTAGACGACCACCATTTGAATTGGAGCATACGGGGAACTGCGCTGGTGGCTTTGGGACGCTACGAAGAAGCGCTTACATCTTTCGAACAAGCACTCAATATTAAACCAAATGACCATTTGGGTTGGAATAACCGGGGAATTATGCTGGAGATTTTGGGACGCTACGAACAAGCTGTTGCATCTTTCGACAGAGCCATTGAATTTAAACCAGACAACGATGAGGCTTGGTACAACCGGGGCACTGCACTGAGTAATTTAAAACGCTACGAAGAAGCGATCTCATCCTACGACAAAGCCATTGAATTCAAACGAGATTTTGATTCGGCTTGGTACAACCGGGGCACTGCACTGAAGAACTTGGGACGCTACGAAGAAGCGATCGCATCCTACGACAAAGCCATTGAATTGAAACCAGATAAGCATGAAGCTTTGGTTAACAAAGGAAATGTACTCGTTAAGTTAAAGCGAGATACAGAAGCCATTAAATTTTATGATCGCGCTCTTAACTGTATAGATCCTCAGTGGTGGGAAGCTTGGAAAAAGAATCAGGGTTTAGCAAACATATCTGCTCTAGATAAGGAAGCTGCTGTAAAAACTTCGAGAGATATACTAACACCTGATGATCGAGGAGGTAGCAGCAAATTGCATCTTGAAACCTTGAAACAGTTGCAAGATTACATGATGCAACTACCAATTCTTTTCTCAGATTTGTCTGAAGCAAAAAAAAGTTATGAAGAAGCCCTTGAATTCCTGACGTTTGATAAGTTTCCGGAGCAAAACTTGCAATTTTTACAAGAATTGCTGAAAGTATATTTATCGAAGACCCCTGAAGAATTCCAGAAAAAGTTGGAGACAGGAACTCAGCAGTTAGAAAAATTGTTGAGAAAATCCAAATCAGAGCGAGACAGAATAACCCTAGACAGCAAATTCGCGGCTTTTAATCAAATGCGGGTAGATATCCTTGCACAGTCACAAGTTCGAGAGAACCAGATAAAAGCTTTAGTAACAGCAGAGGTACGCAAGAATACTTGCCTTGCTTGGCTGAAGGAAGGTTCAATTTATGAAGCGCCTACCGGGGGGTTTGAGTATAAACAGGCAGAAGAACTACTTAATCCCAAAACTGCGGCAATTTACTGGCATCTCAGCCCTATTGGTATCACTACTTTCATTATCAAACATGATGAACCCCTAAAAATCCTGCTACCACAATTATCAAGCGAATTACAACAGAGAGGTTATAGCCCTTATTTTGATCAGCTTCAGCGTTTTGAAAACTGGATACAGCAATGGAAAAAGTCTTATCAGAATTACTGTAATTCTGACACAGATAAAGAAACGACTCCTTGGCGGGAAAATATGAAATCTATGTTGGAAACTCTTGGTAAAATTCTAGAAATTAAGCGTATTGTTCAAGAAAATCTCCAAGATGTTGATAACTTGATTCTCATTCCCCACCGGGAATTACACTTATTACCCCTAGATTACCTATTTAAGGATACAAATTTTATCATTACTTACTTACCAAGTTTTCAGATTGGCTTGCAGTTGTTGGAATTGACATCAAACAGCGAAAATACCGATAGCCAAAAACTTCTGAATATAGAAATGTCTTTAAATAAATTGTTATTTACAAAAATTCAATCTGATGCTCTTTACCACCTATATCCAAAGTATGGTAAATTGCCAAAGTCGTGTGTAACAAAAACTGACTTGATCGAAGCTTTAGGAGAGTATGAAGGTTACTTTCACTTTACAGGACATGGCTATCACATTTTAGAAAACCCGATAGAATCAGCTTTGGTGTTAGCAGACACAGAGAAATTGACTTTGGGTGACATTTTTGAGTGTCCAGAATTAGACTTACGAAAGTATCAACTAATTTGTCTTTCTGCTTGCGAAACTGGGATCACTAGCCAGGAATTCAGCAAAGAGAGGATAATCGATGAATATGTTGGTTTAGTAAGTGGGTTTCTTGCTAAGGGAGCAAACTACGTTGTTAGTACTCTGTGGAGAGTCGATGAATGTTCCACTGCTTTACTCATAATTAAATTTTACCAGTTACTCAAGCAAAGACAAACCCCTACCATAGCACTGAGACAAGCAAAACATTGGCTACGTCAGTTAACTTATAAAGATTTAGCTAAATGGTATAGTGACTTAGCCAAGGAATTGAATGAACCCCAATCGGGAGCGTGTCTGAAAACAGAAGTGGACAAAATTGAAGATGACATAAAGAAAAAGATGAAGGAATCTACCGAACTTCCCTATGCTCATCCTTACTATTGGGCTGGCTTTATTTTAACTGGTAAACCAAGTACAAAAGGGTAA
- a CDS encoding helix-turn-helix domain-containing protein encodes MGARLRVFLSREQDSSLLNLRTADVPQKVKDRAEVIRLNAHGWYVEKIAAHFNWSEQTVRDVLHKWQRFGLEGLWELPGRGVKPKLKEDDITFLEECLRNEPRTYNSRQLTEKLERDRSIKLSPDRLRRVLKKRGSYGNKKL; translated from the coding sequence ATGGGCGCTCGTTTAAGGGTATTCCTTAGTCGAGAGCAAGATAGCAGCCTACTAAACCTTAGAACAGCAGATGTGCCACAGAAGGTTAAAGACCGAGCAGAGGTAATCCGATTGAATGCACATGGCTGGTATGTAGAAAAAATCGCGGCTCACTTTAATTGGAGTGAGCAAACAGTGAGAGATGTTTTACATAAATGGCAGAGGTTTGGTTTAGAAGGGCTTTGGGAATTACCAGGTCGAGGGGTAAAACCAAAGTTGAAAGAGGACGATATTACATTTTTGGAAGAATGCCTTAGAAATGAACCACGCACGTACAACAGCCGCCAATTGACCGAAAAATTAGAACGCGATCGCTCAATTAAACTGAGTCCCGACAGATTAAGACGGGTACTCAAAAAAAGGGGGTCATATGGAAACAAGAAGTTATAA
- a CDS encoding ABC transporter substrate-binding protein, which produces MTSIKRRHILTLSLSTVASFAYKSFASTHEATSNALDLAQANPGSTNTGKNASKLRLGFQPPYVTVFAMREQKLLEKAFEGQPTSFEYRRLLSLKPVTEALAAGALDLGLGGTPIPALAAGLPIRIIALIERSPKTHALLVRPDSPIKNIKDLKDKKIGTPTGRSHLLVVRVLESIGLKDTDVKWVQLEKDVGRAALLSGAIDVWATWDPFYASVQVAKEAIAIVDGTQYVLNYVALFGRTEYIEQNPDTVRRFLKAYQQAVNWVKQNRQKAVEILVRENKLAPEAAALTLSRRNILLQPPNQEYRTDLANQAKLLVRLGLIKQEPDWSQVIDTKFAASIRT; this is translated from the coding sequence ATGACTTCTATTAAACGTCGTCACATACTAACTTTGAGCCTTTCAACAGTTGCTTCATTCGCTTATAAGTCCTTCGCTTCCACACATGAAGCAACATCCAATGCACTAGACCTAGCTCAAGCAAATCCAGGCTCAACCAACACAGGCAAAAATGCGTCAAAATTGCGTCTCGGCTTTCAGCCGCCTTACGTGACAGTGTTTGCGATGCGAGAGCAAAAACTATTGGAGAAGGCTTTTGAGGGACAACCAACTAGTTTTGAATACCGCAGATTGCTGTCGCTTAAACCAGTTACCGAAGCATTAGCAGCCGGAGCATTGGATCTGGGTTTAGGTGGCACACCAATCCCTGCGCTCGCAGCAGGTTTGCCGATTCGTATTATTGCCCTTATTGAGCGCAGCCCTAAAACCCATGCCTTACTAGTTCGACCTGACTCGCCCATCAAAAATATCAAGGATTTGAAGGACAAGAAAATAGGGACACCTACTGGACGAAGTCATTTATTGGTAGTGCGAGTACTAGAAAGTATTGGATTAAAAGATACTGATGTAAAGTGGGTTCAGTTAGAAAAAGATGTAGGTCGTGCAGCATTGCTATCAGGTGCAATCGATGTTTGGGCAACCTGGGACCCTTTTTATGCCAGCGTACAAGTCGCGAAAGAGGCAATTGCGATCGTAGACGGGACTCAATATGTTTTGAACTATGTGGCGCTGTTTGGACGCACAGAATACATAGAACAGAACCCAGATACTGTGCGACGGTTTCTCAAAGCTTATCAACAAGCAGTAAACTGGGTCAAACAAAACCGTCAGAAAGCAGTAGAGATTTTAGTTAGAGAAAATAAACTTGCGCCGGAAGCTGCTGCTTTAACGCTCTCGCGTCGTAACATACTGTTGCAGCCTCCTAATCAAGAGTATCGCACCGACCTTGCAAACCAGGCAAAACTACTGGTTCGTTTAGGACTTATCAAACAGGAGCCAGATTGGAGTCAGGTGATTGATACAAAATTTGCTGCATCTATTAGAACATGA
- a CDS encoding NADP-dependent oxidoreductase yields MSDLINKQILLKSRPVGEPTESDFALVETSIPEPGDGEILTRTIYLSLDPYMRGRIGASKSYTTNVELNSAIVSGTVSQVVKSNHPHFQARDIVLDYNGWQTFGVSKAELLRKLDPTQAPISYALGVLGMPGMTAYFALLDIGQPKVGETVVISAASGAVGSVAGQIAKIKGSRVIGIVGSDEKRDFVVKELGFDAAINRKKQELNAALQEAAPNGIDVYFDNTAGAILETVLHQINLGARIPLVGLISEYNAVSPPPGPNLRPLLINRAVIKGFLVRDYQHRQNEFLSDVSNWLKSGKLKYKEDVVVGLENAPRAFIGLLQGENFGKLIVKVGDDYT; encoded by the coding sequence ATGTCTGATTTAATTAACAAACAAATCTTACTTAAAAGTCGCCCAGTTGGTGAACCAACCGAAAGTGATTTTGCACTTGTTGAAACATCAATTCCCGAACCAGGAGATGGCGAAATTTTAACACGCACAATTTATCTATCTCTCGATCCCTATATGCGTGGTCGGATCGGTGCCAGTAAATCTTATACAACGAATGTAGAACTTAACTCTGCGATCGTCAGTGGTACAGTCAGTCAAGTGGTGAAATCAAATCATCCCCACTTTCAAGCCAGAGATATTGTGCTTGATTATAATGGTTGGCAAACTTTTGGTGTGTCCAAAGCGGAGTTACTTCGTAAACTCGATCCCACCCAAGCTCCTATATCATATGCGCTCGGTGTACTGGGAATGCCTGGAATGACCGCGTATTTTGCACTTTTAGATATTGGACAACCAAAAGTAGGTGAAACCGTTGTGATTTCTGCTGCTTCGGGTGCTGTAGGTTCGGTGGCAGGTCAAATTGCCAAAATCAAAGGTAGTCGAGTTATTGGTATTGTGGGTAGTGATGAGAAGCGCGATTTTGTAGTGAAAGAATTAGGTTTTGATGCTGCTATTAACCGTAAAAAGCAAGAACTTAATGCTGCACTTCAGGAAGCTGCACCTAATGGCATTGATGTCTATTTTGATAATACCGCAGGTGCAATTTTAGAAACTGTGTTACATCAAATCAACTTGGGAGCAAGGATTCCGCTTGTGGGTTTGATTTCAGAATATAATGCGGTGTCTCCTCCCCCTGGTCCTAATTTAAGACCACTGCTAATCAACCGCGCTGTAATTAAAGGTTTCCTAGTCCGGGACTACCAACACCGTCAGAATGAGTTCTTGAGTGATGTTTCCAATTGGTTAAAGTCAGGGAAACTCAAGTATAAAGAAGATGTGGTTGTGGGATTGGAAAATGCTCCGCGTGCTTTTATTGGTTTGCTGCAAGGTGAGAACTTTGGCAAGCTGATTGTGAAGGTAGGTGACGATTACACTTAA